Proteins encoded within one genomic window of Hevea brasiliensis isolate MT/VB/25A 57/8 chromosome 8, ASM3005281v1, whole genome shotgun sequence:
- the LOC110647408 gene encoding uncharacterized protein LOC110647408: MRSWYAQTAGGGERNGMEGIVVGISGIEGKLGNGGRVTFGAVGMVGKLGSGGRVGLGKEGCVVGEIGNVGCGRAGIVGNGGNVDFDKLGTEGKGGNCKRLRAAKPISALENEKTTKKEMMKQLKEAIF; the protein is encoded by the exons atgAGAAGCTGGTATGCCCAAACAG CTGGTGGTGGGGAGAGGAATGGTATGGAGGGAATTGTAGTTGGCATATCAGGGATTGAGGGGAAGCTTGGCAATGGAGGCAGGGTTACCTTTGGGGCAGTAGGCATGGTGGGCAAGCTTGGAAGTGGAGGCAGAGTGGGGTTAGGCAAAGAAGGTTGTGTAGTTGGTGAGATTGGCAATGTGGGCTGTGGGAGAGCTGGAATCGTGGGCAATGGGGGCAATGTGGACTTTGACAAATTGGGCACTGAAGGCAAAGGTGGTAATTGCAAAAGATTGCGAGCTGCTAAGCCAATATCCGCGCTTGAAAATGAAAAAACAACGAAGAAAGAAATGATGAAGCAATTGAAAGAAGCCATCTTTTAA
- the LOC110647411 gene encoding classical arabinogalactan protein 9, whose product MKHQKAAIFVSLICIVIAGVGGQSPTNPPTTTPAPPTTTTPPPASAPPPVTQSPPPATPPPVSTPPPATPPPVSSPPPASPPPATPPPATPPPASPPPATPPPASPPPATPPPASPPPATPPPASPPPATPPPATPPPATPPPAPLAPSPAQVPAPAPSKKKLKAPAPSPLAPSPPAPPTGAPAPSLGSISPGPAGTDVSGVERLLSMQKMGGMLVFGWSVFWWLL is encoded by the exons ATGAAGCATCAAAAAGCTGCGATCTTTGTTTCTTTGATCTGCATTGTTATTGCCGGCGTCGGAGGCCAATCTCCGACTAATCCTCCGACTACCACCCCTGCTCCACCAACTACCACTACTCCTCCCCCAGCTTCAGCTCCTCCTCCAGTAACACAATCTCCACCTCCCGCTACTCCTCCCCCAGTTTCAACTCCACCACCGGCTACTCCCCCTCCTGTAAGCTCTCCACCACCTGCATCTCCTCCCCCTGCTACTCCACCTCCAGCCACTCCTCCACCAGCATCTCCTCCCCCAGCCACTCCTCCACCAGCATCTCCTCCTCCCGCTACTCCACCTCCAGCTTCTCCTCCACCGGCTACTCCACCACCAGCATCTCCTCCGCCTGCTACACCACCACCAGCAACTCCTCCTCCTGCTACACCACCACCGGCTCCTCTCGCTCCTTCACCTGCTCAGGTTCCAGCTCCTGCTCCAAGCAAGAAGAAGTTGAAGGCTCCAGCTCCATCTCCCTTGGCGCCGAGTCCACCAGCTCCACCCACGGGGGCTCCCGCACCCAGTTTGGGTTCAATCTCTCCAGGACCAGCTGGCACAGATGTG AGTGGAGTAGAAAGGCTGTTGTCAATGCAGAAGATGGGCGGCATGTTGGTCTTTGGATGGAGTGTTTTCTGGTGGCTACTTTAG